Proteins encoded within one genomic window of Polaribacter sp. NJDZ03:
- a CDS encoding DUF2268 domain-containing putative Zn-dependent protease (predicted Zn-dependent protease with a strongly conserved HExxH motif), with the protein MKKEIFVFLLFFSSMIFGQNIQKIEFNTNFSETNLSNSSDLSYQLHLKKRGLYKISVLQQGIDVALILKDNKNNTLIEKDSHNGINGLEKFEFIPSETANYTLTIKRLDDEGNPENGKISIKIKEYTNSEIKELEKIKKELEPENKKIVQTIDIDHFWEAFDNLKKSKSRKDSIASFQKIYLNRATDGLKDFIVARDFTAEKFVDAVSMMPKFYNSIRKNTLEVKNIVDNLNGLIVNFKNIYPQFETKKICFAIGIVNTGGTVSDNYLLIGTEISTSNKDVDLSEFTNEAYRKILERGDDVTQKIKNMVAHEYVHTQQNRNMNNNIVGCDLLEAVIIEGMCDFIGELISGDQINKVAQEYGDAHEKELWIEFKNELCNKSSKNWLYNYDSSKDRPADLGYYIGYQISKEYYKNMTDKKQAIYDILNMNDPITFLQKSKYDQKEKQ; encoded by the coding sequence ATGAAAAAAGAAATATTTGTATTCTTACTATTTTTTTCTAGTATGATTTTTGGACAAAACATTCAAAAAATCGAATTCAACACTAATTTTTCAGAAACGAACCTTAGTAATTCCTCAGACTTATCATACCAACTACATCTAAAAAAAAGAGGGTTATATAAAATTTCTGTTTTACAACAAGGAATTGATGTGGCTTTGATTCTTAAGGATAATAAAAATAATACCTTAATTGAAAAAGATTCACATAACGGAATAAATGGATTAGAAAAATTTGAATTTATACCTTCAGAAACTGCTAATTATACACTTACAATAAAAAGACTTGATGATGAAGGGAATCCAGAAAACGGAAAAATTTCTATTAAAATTAAAGAGTACACAAACTCTGAAATAAAAGAGCTAGAAAAAATAAAAAAGGAATTAGAACCTGAAAACAAAAAAATAGTTCAAACCATAGATATTGACCACTTTTGGGAAGCTTTTGATAATCTAAAAAAAAGTAAATCTCGTAAAGACAGTATTGCTTCTTTTCAAAAAATATATCTTAATAGAGCCACAGACGGTTTAAAAGATTTTATTGTTGCACGAGACTTTACAGCAGAAAAGTTTGTTGATGCAGTATCTATGATGCCAAAATTTTACAATTCAATAAGAAAAAATACGCTTGAAGTAAAAAATATAGTTGACAACCTTAACGGACTCATAGTAAATTTTAAAAATATTTATCCACAATTTGAAACAAAAAAAATATGTTTTGCAATAGGAATTGTTAATACAGGTGGAACAGTTTCTGATAATTATTTACTTATAGGAACAGAAATTAGTACTTCAAATAAAGATGTTGACCTATCTGAATTTACCAATGAAGCTTATCGTAAAATTTTAGAAAGAGGTGATGATGTTACTCAAAAAATTAAAAATATGGTCGCTCACGAATATGTACATACACAACAAAATCGTAATATGAATAACAATATTGTCGGGTGTGATTTATTAGAGGCTGTTATAATCGAGGGTATGTGCGATTTTATAGGCGAATTAATCTCTGGTGACCAAATCAATAAAGTTGCACAAGAATATGGAGATGCACACGAAAAAGAGCTTTGGATTGAATTTAAAAATGAATTATGTAATAAAAGCTCTAAAAACTGGTTGTATAATTATGATTCTTCGAAGGATAGACCCGCAGATCTTGGCTATTATATTGGATACCAAATATCAAAAGAGTATTACAAAAATATGACCGATAAGAAACAGGCTATATATGATATTCTTAATATGAATGACCCTATAACATTTTTACAAAAAAGCAAATACGACCAGAAGGAAAAGCAATAA
- a CDS encoding nucleoside-diphosphate kinase: MATNRTFTMLKPDAVENGHTGAILDKINAAGFRIVALKKTQMTQADAETFYAVHNERPFFGELVEFMTRGPIVAAILEKENAVEDFRTLIGATNPADAAEGTIRKLYATSMGENAVHGSDSDENAQIEGNFHFSGREQF, from the coding sequence ATGGCAACAAATAGAACATTTACAATGCTGAAACCAGATGCTGTAGAAAACGGACATACTGGAGCAATTTTAGACAAAATTAACGCTGCTGGATTTAGAATTGTAGCTTTAAAGAAAACTCAAATGACACAAGCAGATGCAGAAACTTTTTATGCTGTACATAATGAGCGTCCGTTTTTTGGTGAATTAGTAGAATTTATGACACGTGGACCAATTGTGGCTGCAATCTTAGAAAAAGAAAATGCAGTAGAAGATTTTAGAACCTTAATTGGTGCTACAAACCCTGCGGATGCTGCTGAAGGGACTATTAGAAAATTATACGCAACTTCTATGGGAGAAAATGCTGTACACGGTTCTGATTCTGATGAAAATGCACAAATTGAAGGGAATTTTCACTTTTCTGGAAGAGAGCAATTTTAA
- a CDS encoding bifunctional oligoribonuclease/PAP phosphatase NrnA, with the protein MILKGFEELKSFLDTSRNIVIIGHRNPDGDAMGSTLALKHYLDKKGHNATVVVPNEYPEFLHWLPGSKTTYRFDWQNNQSQKAINASDLIFLLDFNTLHRVGSDMQKTLEKYPNDFAMIDHHQQPDDVKYMYSDVTICSTSQMVYQFIEMNADLDLIDADIATCLYTGIMTDTGSFRFRSTTSTTHRIIAALIDKGAKNDKIHNNVYDANSYNRLLLLGQALSNLQILPTYNTAYITLSSEEKKRFDFQKGDTEGVVNYALSLKGIIFAAIFIEDSEQGMVKISFRSKGAFSVNQFSRNHFSGGGHDNAAGGRSDASMAETVTKFVSLLPQYQKELEASYEN; encoded by the coding sequence ATGATTTTAAAAGGATTTGAAGAGTTAAAAAGCTTTCTTGACACATCGAGAAATATTGTAATTATAGGGCATAGAAATCCAGATGGAGATGCTATGGGGTCTACATTAGCTTTAAAACATTATTTAGATAAAAAAGGACACAATGCAACTGTTGTTGTGCCCAATGAATATCCAGAATTTCTACATTGGTTGCCTGGTTCAAAAACCACATATCGTTTCGATTGGCAAAATAATCAATCTCAAAAAGCAATTAATGCATCAGATCTTATTTTTCTTTTAGATTTTAATACATTACATAGAGTAGGTTCTGATATGCAAAAAACGTTAGAAAAATATCCCAACGATTTTGCTATGATAGACCATCATCAACAACCAGATGATGTAAAATATATGTATTCAGATGTTACTATTTGCTCTACAAGCCAAATGGTGTATCAATTTATAGAAATGAATGCCGATTTAGATTTAATTGATGCAGACATTGCTACTTGTTTATATACCGGTATCATGACAGATACGGGGTCTTTTCGCTTTAGATCTACCACAAGTACTACGCACAGAATTATTGCAGCTTTAATAGATAAAGGTGCAAAAAATGATAAAATACATAATAATGTATATGATGCTAATTCTTATAATAGATTGTTGTTATTAGGGCAAGCATTAAGTAATTTACAAATTTTACCAACGTACAATACAGCGTATATTACATTGTCTTCGGAAGAAAAAAAGAGATTCGATTTTCAGAAAGGAGATACAGAAGGTGTTGTAAACTATGCACTTTCTTTAAAAGGAATTATTTTTGCCGCAATTTTTATAGAAGATAGTGAGCAAGGAATGGTTAAAATTTCTTTCCGTTCTAAAGGTGCTTTTTCTGTAAATCAGTTTTCTAGAAATCATTTTTCTGGAGGCGGACATGATAATGCAGCAGGAGGAAGGTCTGATGCTTCCATGGCAGAGACCGTGACCAAATTTGTTAGTTTATTACCACAATATCAAAAAGAATTAGAAGCATCTTATGAAAATTAA
- the gldI gene encoding gliding motility-associated peptidyl-prolyl isomerase GldI, whose protein sequence is MKIKILVLTLILCLGCSKIAPRRPINPKNSTTILKETINESIKLNALEEAKVLDIIKKDSTKTFQVSPNGFWYAYINKVAENAPTPQVGDIATITYNVADLQGNIIYSEAELGTKEYRVDKEDFISALQVGIKLMKVGETITFVIPSYSAYGISGDGNKIGINQSIKSTVTLININK, encoded by the coding sequence ATGAAAATTAAAATTTTAGTTCTTACGTTAATTTTATGTTTAGGCTGTTCTAAAATAGCACCTAGAAGACCTATTAATCCTAAGAATTCTACAACTATATTAAAAGAAACCATTAATGAATCTATAAAGCTAAACGCTTTAGAAGAGGCTAAGGTTTTAGATATTATTAAAAAAGATTCTACAAAAACGTTTCAAGTTTCTCCTAATGGATTTTGGTATGCCTATATTAACAAAGTAGCAGAAAACGCTCCAACTCCACAAGTAGGAGATATTGCAACAATAACGTATAATGTGGCTGATTTGCAAGGTAATATAATCTATAGTGAGGCAGAATTAGGTACAAAAGAATACAGAGTAGATAAAGAAGATTTTATTTCTGCACTTCAAGTAGGAATAAAGTTGATGAAAGTTGGAGAAACCATTACATTTGTCATTCCGTCTTATAGTGCTTATGGCATTTCTGGAGATGGAAATAAAATAGGAATTAATCAATCAATTAAGAGTACAGTAACATTAATCAATATAAATAAGTAA
- a CDS encoding FKBP-type peptidyl-prolyl cis-trans isomerase, with product MKVVKSVLALAVVASMVSCDNQVKEVKSLETEIDSVSYAIGLSMSGQLKTGFDEVNKDILTQAIRNGLDSTNLLIDIKDIQSVISPYFQKKQAAEMKEQQEKAANEAEAKFGENKKAGIDFLAENKTKEGVITTDSGLQYIVLKEGNGDKPEGPTTKVKVHYHGTNIEGKVFDSSVDRGTPAEFGLNQVIKGWTEGVQLMSVGSKYKFFIPQELAYGAQQKGADIKPFSTLIFEVELLEITK from the coding sequence ATGAAAGTAGTAAAAAGTGTTTTAGCATTAGCAGTTGTTGCATCTATGGTATCTTGTGATAACCAAGTAAAAGAAGTAAAATCTTTAGAAACAGAAATAGATTCTGTTAGTTATGCAATTGGGTTAAGTATGTCTGGTCAATTAAAAACAGGTTTCGATGAAGTAAATAAAGATATTCTTACACAGGCTATTAGAAATGGTTTAGATTCTACTAATTTATTAATAGACATTAAAGATATTCAGTCTGTAATAAGCCCATATTTTCAAAAGAAACAAGCAGCAGAAATGAAAGAGCAGCAAGAAAAAGCAGCTAATGAAGCAGAAGCTAAGTTTGGAGAAAATAAAAAAGCAGGAATTGACTTTTTAGCAGAAAACAAAACAAAAGAAGGAGTAATTACTACAGATAGTGGTTTACAATACATTGTTTTAAAAGAAGGTAACGGAGACAAGCCAGAAGGACCAACTACTAAAGTTAAAGTTCATTATCATGGAACGAACATAGAAGGTAAAGTATTTGATAGCTCTGTAGATAGAGGTACACCAGCAGAATTTGGATTAAACCAAGTAATTAAAGGTTGGACAGAAGGTGTACAATTAATGAGTGTTGGTTCTAAATACAAATTTTTTATTCCTCAAGAATTAGCTTACGGAGCACAACAAAAAGGTGCAGATATTAAGCCTTTTTCTACATTAATTTTTGAAGTAGAATTATTAGAAATTACAAAATAA
- a CDS encoding peptidylprolyl isomerase: MKNLKYLIAFVVLLTACSTTPEKYKGLDDGVYAEILTNKGEILVKLYAEDVPMTVANFVSLVEGTNSKLVDSLKGKDFYEGVIFHRVVDNFVIQGGGFTAKGRKDAGYVFGDEFPKSEDGDLMYRHDDKGILSMANAGPTTNNTQFFITHKPIPHLDGKHAVFGKTIINTLQLKELKSKIKDSLQLNRAIDSTRMSVVNSIVQKDTILSVKILKLGTEANNFNAAEVFDTQLGDFESLEKNKKKAEDEVEKARYANYLVEKAAFLEEMDEAKAKKTSSGLRILKLKKTSGKKIVDNKPLSINYTLYTADGQKIQSTAETSSTPFVCQLNDVQRPMIAGFKEGVLTMNEGEKVRLFIPYYLGYGEEKYGPFPAKSDLVFEVEVLKIGK; the protein is encoded by the coding sequence ATGAAGAATTTAAAATACTTAATAGCATTTGTTGTTTTATTAACTGCATGTAGCACTACACCAGAAAAGTACAAAGGACTTGATGATGGAGTTTATGCTGAAATTTTAACCAATAAAGGAGAAATTTTAGTAAAATTATATGCGGAAGATGTACCAATGACAGTTGCTAATTTTGTTTCTCTTGTAGAAGGAACAAATAGTAAGTTAGTAGATTCTTTAAAAGGTAAAGACTTTTATGAAGGTGTTATTTTTCATAGAGTGGTAGATAATTTTGTAATTCAGGGTGGTGGTTTTACTGCTAAAGGAAGAAAAGATGCAGGTTATGTTTTTGGTGATGAATTTCCAAAGAGTGAAGATGGAGATTTAATGTACAGACATGATGATAAAGGGATTCTTTCTATGGCAAATGCAGGACCAACAACCAATAATACTCAGTTTTTTATTACTCATAAACCAATTCCGCATTTAGATGGTAAACACGCTGTATTTGGTAAAACAATAATAAACACACTTCAATTAAAAGAATTAAAAAGTAAAATTAAAGATTCTTTACAGTTAAATAGAGCAATAGATTCTACAAGAATGTCTGTTGTAAATAGTATCGTACAAAAAGATACTATTTTATCTGTAAAGATTCTTAAACTAGGTACTGAAGCAAATAATTTTAATGCTGCAGAAGTTTTTGATACCCAGTTAGGAGATTTTGAAAGCTTAGAAAAAAATAAAAAGAAAGCAGAAGATGAAGTAGAAAAAGCAAGATATGCTAATTATTTAGTTGAAAAAGCAGCTTTTTTAGAAGAAATGGATGAAGCGAAAGCAAAGAAAACATCTTCTGGACTTCGAATATTAAAACTTAAGAAAACTTCTGGTAAAAAAATAGTAGACAACAAACCTTTGTCTATTAACTATACATTGTATACTGCAGATGGGCAAAAGATTCAATCTACAGCAGAAACTAGTAGTACGCCTTTTGTATGTCAGTTAAATGATGTTCAAAGACCTATGATTGCTGGTTTTAAAGAAGGTGTATTAACCATGAATGAAGGTGAAAAAGTACGTTTATTTATACCTTACTATTTAGGGTATGGTGAAGAAAAATACGGACCTTTCCCTGCAAAATCTGATTTAGTTTTTGAAGTTGAAGTTTTAAAAATAGGAAAATAA
- a CDS encoding phosphatase PAP2 family protein has product MEDIIHLDKNLLIFLNSLGSEQWDPFWLVITNQLYWSPLFILIFYLTIKAYGWKQGGFMIFSMILLVAFSDQFTNLIKNNVQRLRPNNDPEIKHLLRTLITPQSYSFTSGHSSTSTFFSVFVVLLLKDKYKYIYFILFWPLIFAYSRLYLGVHFPIDIIVGALVGITLAYIYYFFFKKVDQKIFK; this is encoded by the coding sequence ATGGAAGATATTATACATTTAGATAAAAATCTATTAATTTTCTTAAACAGTTTAGGGAGTGAGCAATGGGATCCGTTTTGGTTGGTAATTACCAATCAACTTTATTGGAGCCCATTGTTTATTCTTATTTTTTATTTAACCATTAAAGCTTATGGTTGGAAACAGGGTGGATTTATGATTTTTTCCATGATTTTATTGGTTGCATTTTCAGACCAATTTACCAATTTAATTAAAAATAATGTACAACGTTTAAGACCTAATAACGATCCAGAAATAAAACACTTATTAAGAACTTTAATTACTCCTCAGAGTTATAGTTTTACCTCTGGTCATTCTTCTACATCAACTTTTTTCTCTGTTTTTGTAGTGTTACTTTTAAAAGATAAATACAAGTATATCTACTTTATCTTATTTTGGCCATTAATTTTCGCTTATAGTAGGTTGTATTTAGGTGTGCATTTTCCTATTGATATTATTGTAGGAGCCTTAGTTGGTATTACTCTTGCTTATATTTATTACTTCTTTTTTAAGAAGGTAGATCAAAAAATATTTAAATAA
- the pheT gene encoding phenylalanine--tRNA ligase subunit beta: MKISYNWLQQFLQIDWEPVKTGELLTDLGLEVEGIETKESIKGSLKGIVVGKVLTCIQHPNADRLKITTVDLGLENPVQIVCGAPNVAAGQKVPVATIGTTLYDDKGDGFKIKKGKIRGEESHGMICAEDELGLGKGHDGILVLDDNLKEGTPAAEVFKIETDYVFEIGLTPNRSDAMSHFGVARDLRAGLIQKDLKLELISPSVSNFHVDERTLRIDVEVENKESTPRYCGITITDIEVKDSPEWIQNRLKAIGIIPKNNIVDITNYVLHELGQPLHAFDAQKIKGNKILVKTLEAGTKFTTLDEVERELSAEDIMICDGDSNPLCIAGVFGGLHSGVTDHTTSIFLESAYFNPVSVRKTAKRHALNTDASFRFERGIDINTTEYALKRAALLIEEYAGGKLASDISDFYPVRIEDFQVFLSYDNVYRLIGQEIPKETIKNILASLEIKINSETNGGLGLTIPSYRTDVQREADIIEEILRVYGYNNIEFSHKLNTSISYDSNKETKIENVIANQLSALGFNETMANSLTKPEYTALSENINEEANVEMLNPLSNDLKVLRQSLLFSGLESVSYNINRKNNSLQFFEFGKTYHKYADKYEENKHLTLFVTGNRSKESWSVASKTTDFFYLKGVITSLLSRLGIDKIKSSPSKQDIFSEGISFGLGKIKLVEFGVVKASLLKEFGIKQEVLFADFNWDTILKLVGNKNVKVSELSKFPIVKRDLALLLDSKVSFNEVYNLAFQAEKSILKEVDLFDVYEGDKLPKGKKSYAVSFLLQDETKTLADKQIDKIMQKLQQSFEKNLEAILR; this comes from the coding sequence ATGAAAATATCATACAATTGGTTACAACAATTTTTGCAGATAGATTGGGAGCCTGTTAAAACAGGAGAATTGTTAACTGATTTAGGATTAGAGGTGGAAGGAATTGAAACCAAAGAATCTATAAAAGGAAGTTTAAAAGGAATTGTTGTTGGTAAGGTTTTAACTTGTATACAGCATCCTAACGCAGATCGTTTAAAAATAACTACAGTAGATTTAGGTCTAGAAAATCCCGTACAAATTGTTTGTGGAGCGCCTAACGTTGCTGCAGGACAAAAAGTGCCAGTTGCAACTATTGGAACTACTTTATATGATGATAAAGGTGACGGCTTTAAAATAAAAAAAGGGAAGATTAGGGGAGAAGAAAGTCATGGAATGATTTGTGCCGAAGACGAATTAGGTTTAGGTAAAGGTCATGACGGAATTTTAGTGTTAGATGATAACCTAAAAGAAGGAACGCCTGCTGCAGAAGTTTTTAAAATAGAAACAGATTATGTTTTTGAGATAGGGTTAACCCCAAATAGGTCTGATGCAATGAGCCATTTTGGTGTAGCTAGAGACTTAAGAGCAGGTTTAATTCAAAAAGATCTTAAATTAGAATTGATATCTCCTTCTGTAAGTAATTTTCATGTAGATGAAAGAACGTTGCGTATAGATGTAGAAGTAGAAAATAAAGAATCAACTCCACGTTATTGTGGTATCACTATTACAGATATAGAAGTAAAAGATTCGCCAGAATGGATTCAAAATAGGTTAAAGGCTATTGGCATAATACCTAAAAACAATATTGTAGATATTACAAATTATGTTTTACATGAACTTGGGCAACCTTTGCATGCGTTTGATGCTCAGAAAATAAAAGGAAATAAAATACTTGTAAAAACATTAGAAGCCGGTACTAAGTTTACCACTTTAGATGAAGTTGAAAGAGAATTATCTGCCGAAGATATTATGATTTGTGATGGAGATTCTAATCCTCTTTGCATTGCAGGTGTTTTTGGAGGTTTACATTCTGGAGTTACAGACCATACAACATCTATATTTTTAGAAAGTGCTTACTTTAATCCTGTTAGTGTTCGTAAAACAGCCAAAAGACATGCTTTAAATACAGATGCATCTTTCCGTTTTGAACGTGGAATAGATATTAATACAACAGAATATGCTTTAAAAAGAGCAGCTTTATTAATTGAAGAATATGCAGGTGGTAAATTAGCTTCAGATATTTCTGACTTTTATCCTGTTAGAATAGAAGATTTTCAAGTCTTTTTGTCTTACGATAACGTGTATCGTTTAATTGGTCAAGAGATTCCAAAAGAAACCATTAAAAATATTTTAGCTTCATTAGAAATTAAAATAAATAGTGAAACAAATGGTGGTCTTGGCTTAACAATACCTTCTTATAGAACAGATGTACAGCGTGAAGCAGATATTATTGAAGAAATTTTAAGAGTATATGGTTACAATAATATTGAGTTTTCTCACAAACTAAATACATCTATTTCTTATGATTCTAATAAAGAAACAAAGATAGAAAACGTTATTGCAAACCAATTAAGTGCTTTAGGTTTTAATGAAACGATGGCAAATTCTTTAACAAAGCCAGAGTATACTGCTTTGTCTGAGAATATTAATGAAGAAGCAAATGTAGAAATGTTAAATCCGTTAAGCAACGATTTAAAAGTGCTACGTCAGTCTTTATTATTTAGTGGTTTAGAGTCTGTAAGTTATAATATTAACAGAAAAAATAATTCATTACAATTCTTTGAATTTGGTAAAACGTATCATAAATACGCAGATAAATATGAAGAAAATAAACACTTAACGCTTTTTGTTACTGGTAACAGATCTAAAGAAAGCTGGAGTGTTGCTAGTAAAACTACAGATTTCTTTTACTTAAAAGGTGTTATAACGTCATTATTAAGTAGGTTAGGTATAGATAAAATAAAATCGTCTCCATCTAAACAAGATATTTTTTCTGAAGGAATTTCTTTTGGTTTAGGAAAAATAAAATTAGTTGAATTTGGTGTAGTTAAAGCTTCTTTATTAAAAGAATTCGGAATTAAGCAAGAGGTTTTATTTGCAGACTTTAATTGGGATACTATTTTAAAATTAGTAGGTAATAAGAATGTTAAGGTAAGTGAATTATCTAAATTCCCTATTGTAAAACGAGATTTAGCCTTGTTATTAGATTCTAAAGTGTCTTTTAATGAAGTGTATAATTTAGCTTTTCAAGCGGAAAAAAGCATCTTAAAAGAAGTAGATTTATTTGATGTTTACGAAGGTGATAAATTACCAAAAGGAAAAAAATCGTATGCCGTTAGTTTCTTATTACAAGATGAAACAAAAACTTTAGCAGACAAACAAATAGATAAAATAATGCAAAAATTACAGCAATCTTTTGAGAAAAACTTAGAGGCTATTTTAAGGTAA
- the lipA gene encoding lipoyl synthase has translation MAIESVILPEKLKKPKWLRVKLPVGKKYTELRTLVDKYKLNTICTSGSCPNMGECWGEGTATFMILGNTCTRSCGFCGVKTGRPDTVEWDEPEKVARSIKLMSIKHAVITSVDRDDLKDGGSIIWAETVDAIRRANPNTTLETLIPDFQGNTKQIDRVIEVHPEVVSHNMETVRRLTREVRIQAKYDRSLGVLKYLKENGMRTKTGLMLGLGEKEEEVIQTMKDLRAVNCDIITIGQYLQPTKKHLPVKEFITPDQFKKYETLGLEMGFMFVESGALVRSSYKAHKHAV, from the coding sequence ATGGCAATAGAATCCGTAATACTTCCAGAAAAACTTAAAAAACCAAAATGGTTACGTGTAAAATTACCGGTTGGTAAAAAATACACTGAACTAAGAACTTTGGTAGATAAATATAAACTAAATACTATTTGTACCAGTGGTAGCTGTCCTAACATGGGAGAATGTTGGGGAGAAGGAACTGCAACATTTATGATTTTAGGAAATACCTGTACTCGTTCTTGTGGTTTTTGTGGTGTAAAAACCGGAAGACCAGATACTGTAGAATGGGATGAACCAGAAAAAGTAGCACGTTCTATAAAATTAATGAGTATAAAACATGCTGTAATTACTTCTGTAGATAGAGACGATTTAAAAGATGGTGGTTCTATTATTTGGGCAGAAACTGTGGATGCAATTCGTAGAGCAAACCCAAATACAACTTTAGAAACTTTAATTCCAGATTTTCAGGGAAACACAAAACAGATTGATAGAGTTATAGAAGTACACCCAGAAGTAGTTTCTCATAATATGGAAACTGTTAGAAGGTTGACTCGTGAAGTTAGAATACAAGCAAAATACGATAGAAGTTTAGGTGTTTTAAAATACTTAAAAGAAAACGGAATGCGAACTAAAACTGGTTTAATGCTAGGTTTAGGTGAAAAGGAAGAAGAGGTTATACAAACCATGAAAGATTTACGTGCAGTAAATTGTGATATTATTACTATTGGTCAGTATTTACAACCTACAAAAAAACATTTACCTGTTAAAGAATTTATAACTCCAGATCAGTTTAAAAAATACGAAACTCTAGGTTTAGAAATGGGCTTTATGTTTGTAGAAAGTGGTGCTTTGGTGCGTTCTTCTTACAAGGCACATAAACACGCGGTATAA
- a CDS encoding RNA polymerase sigma factor, producing the protein MEIDDTKLTINITKAKSGNQSAFRYLLDTYWSAVYNYQLKRTKSENEAEDITIQTFSKAFDKINTFDDQYAFKTWLITISKNVHIDLLRKKNRSIATETSKEQEEKAYLVVDESPTPEDKIITEQNLAKLLRDIKQLKPKYQEVIQLRYFQELSYKEISVQINEPMNNVKVKLLRAKKLLAEIIKKS; encoded by the coding sequence TTGGAAATAGACGATACTAAACTTACTATTAATATTACAAAAGCTAAAAGTGGAAATCAATCTGCATTTAGATACTTATTGGATACCTATTGGTCTGCTGTTTATAATTATCAATTAAAAAGAACAAAAAGCGAAAACGAAGCAGAAGACATTACGATACAAACGTTCTCTAAAGCTTTTGATAAAATTAATACTTTTGATGATCAGTATGCTTTTAAGACGTGGCTAATTACCATTTCTAAGAATGTTCATATAGATTTATTACGTAAGAAAAATAGATCTATTGCAACAGAAACCTCTAAAGAACAAGAAGAAAAGGCTTATTTAGTAGTAGATGAAAGTCCAACACCAGAAGATAAAATTATTACAGAACAAAATTTAGCGAAGTTGTTAAGAGATATCAAACAATTAAAACCTAAATACCAAGAAGTAATTCAGTTGCGTTATTTTCAAGAACTTTCTTACAAAGAAATTTCAGTACAAATTAACGAACCAATGAACAACGTAAAGGTAAAGTTATTACGAGCCAAAAAATTGTTAGCAGAGATTATTAAGAAATCTTAA